In Streptomyces alboniger, the following are encoded in one genomic region:
- a CDS encoding dynamin family protein, with the protein MVNYDEREREILALFPAVVGAALGAGAQASVERLHEAERGLYEKQMALVVMGEFSRGKSSLINALLEEPGLLPVDSYLSTRAVTTLRWGAEEVITVSLAAHGERRAEERRISREELRSHLCESAVADGYGAPDADRVSAVSIELPNPRLESGVLLVDTPGVGGVYRSHSTATLGVLPIADAVLYVTDALQPLLASELAFINVVARAVGAATHAERLLFVVTKCDQSPDVEAAVLDLRTRLRAVPGLAPERLAIVPVSSHLRLAHLTEHDPEDFELSNFGPLEEKLWPTLARSGARLLQEAALAELDRVTTSLLAPVEAVLSVMNTEDRSVNERLAAAADAEEKRAAALADGSAVWPDRLAEEMTAVTVELKQRVDTDLAEMWRTLRYAYRGRQELLDDPQLLLDRVAQGLALLTAELSQLVRKRAAEVHKAFEVQTRVQLRDTAPGGLATPPLPTASAAVQSRRPDPSSPLLTELLIALDTATEGARRGAEAGGRLGEVAWEVALRRALPAEQVERGVTRVLKAGEGPYESPAALVGRMVGGVVGATLSFTRQLRWLRELAHSERVHALDQVFESWEPEQKAFLQTALAEVVEAHTRQVTEDLRHRVEERRTECAASARAIAAARAAVGQDRAVERAAAEQRCTVLLTLQERIHQLAEDLRTQGAS; encoded by the coding sequence GTGGTCAACTATGACGAGCGCGAGCGGGAGATCCTGGCGCTCTTTCCGGCAGTCGTGGGGGCGGCGCTGGGCGCGGGAGCCCAGGCGAGCGTGGAGCGCCTGCACGAGGCGGAGCGCGGACTCTATGAGAAACAGATGGCTCTCGTGGTCATGGGTGAGTTCAGCCGGGGGAAGTCCTCACTGATCAACGCACTGCTGGAGGAACCGGGACTGCTTCCGGTCGACTCCTACCTGTCCACGCGGGCCGTCACGACCCTGCGATGGGGTGCCGAAGAGGTCATCACCGTCAGCCTCGCCGCGCACGGGGAACGCCGTGCCGAGGAGCGCCGCATCAGCCGGGAGGAGCTCCGCTCTCACCTCTGCGAATCCGCAGTGGCGGACGGATACGGCGCGCCGGACGCGGACCGCGTGTCCGCGGTGTCCATCGAACTGCCGAACCCCAGGCTCGAGAGCGGAGTGCTGCTCGTCGACACGCCCGGCGTCGGCGGGGTGTACCGGAGTCACAGCACCGCGACCCTGGGCGTGCTGCCCATTGCTGATGCCGTGCTGTATGTGACGGACGCACTCCAGCCCCTTCTCGCGTCGGAGTTGGCGTTCATCAATGTCGTCGCACGCGCGGTGGGCGCCGCCACCCACGCGGAGCGACTGTTATTCGTCGTCACGAAGTGCGATCAGTCGCCCGATGTGGAAGCCGCCGTACTCGACCTTCGGACACGGCTGCGGGCGGTGCCGGGCCTGGCTCCCGAGCGGTTGGCTATCGTGCCGGTCTCCAGCCATCTGCGCCTGGCCCACCTGACGGAGCATGATCCGGAGGACTTCGAGCTCAGCAACTTCGGTCCCCTGGAGGAAAAACTCTGGCCGACGCTGGCGCGGTCCGGCGCCCGGCTGCTCCAGGAGGCGGCTCTCGCCGAACTGGATCGGGTGACAACGTCGCTGCTGGCACCGGTGGAAGCGGTCCTGTCCGTGATGAACACCGAGGACCGCTCCGTGAACGAGAGGCTCGCCGCGGCTGCCGACGCCGAGGAGAAGAGGGCTGCCGCCCTCGCCGACGGCTCCGCCGTGTGGCCGGATCGACTCGCCGAGGAAATGACCGCTGTAACCGTCGAGCTGAAGCAGCGGGTGGACACCGATCTGGCCGAGATGTGGCGAACGCTCCGCTACGCGTACCGCGGCCGGCAGGAACTGCTCGACGATCCCCAACTGCTTCTGGACCGTGTGGCGCAGGGCCTGGCCCTGCTCACCGCCGAGCTGAGCCAGCTCGTGCGGAAACGGGCGGCCGAAGTTCACAAGGCGTTCGAAGTGCAGACCAGGGTTCAGTTGAGGGACACAGCGCCGGGCGGTCTGGCCACGCCGCCGCTGCCCACGGCGTCAGCTGCCGTACAGAGCCGACGGCCGGACCCCTCTTCGCCCCTGCTCACCGAGCTGCTCATCGCCCTGGACACAGCGACGGAGGGAGCCCGGCGGGGTGCCGAAGCGGGTGGGCGGCTCGGAGAGGTGGCGTGGGAGGTGGCTCTGCGCAGAGCCCTGCCAGCCGAGCAGGTCGAACGGGGCGTCACTCGGGTTCTGAAGGCGGGCGAGGGGCCGTACGAATCGCCTGCGGCACTGGTCGGACGGATGGTCGGCGGCGTCGTGGGCGCCACGCTGTCCTTCACCCGGCAGCTGCGATGGCTCCGCGAACTCGCCCACAGCGAACGGGTCCACGCCCTTGACCAGGTATTCGAGTCCTGGGAACCGGAGCAGAAGGCGTTCCTCCAAACGGCTCTCGCCGAGGTCGTCGAGGCCCACACGCGCCAAGTGACGGAGGACTTACGTCATCGCGTCGAAGAGCGCCGTACGGAATGCGCCGCCTCGGCGAGAGCAATCGCGGCCGCACGCGCAGCCGTCGGTCAGGACAGAGCAGTTGAACGCGCCGCAGCCGAGCAGCGCTGCACCGTACTGCTGACGCTGCAGGAACGCATCCACCAGCTGGCCGAAGACCTGCGGACGCAGGGAGCCTCGTGA
- a CDS encoding Hsp70 family protein, giving the protein MDLGTTTSSSVLLAGGERRLVKDPSTGRDWWPTSVFDEGGRLLVGSAAEDRKGDNPRAYLTEFKPRLGSDSPVLLDGRPYPVVELAAAVLRELRSAARQLGFDPGRLLITVPVSADEKQRAATIDAGRLAGFTDVEVLAEPVAAAHSQAVGSRWADGDVVLVYDLGGGTFDAALVRMTDAVQPEVLAQGGLAENHGAREVDAALVQDFRPQAEAWLAGHRSRADEQDLLEQAMAQAAVTLKHRLSAAEDARAYVSLGLPHMSADRDRLRQITAPLLRGTVNCCLALVDQAHLTLDDITGVLLIGGGSRMPVVAPYLAHHLGRPLHPAADAVLAVVEGASRWAADMAARCTPSDAPPDLVRPLRWTLPRGDRAVLGRWLVEPGDAYSAGSTLARVRLVDGALHDLSAREPGRVVQRHLDKDQQFFTGDWILTSLRPPIPAEVRGSPRMVRSWAARVTALACSPNGRRLAVAEQESTDRCTVRVVDADSAREICQRPERGRVRALAWTRDSAHLAFGLSSQEQSVHLLDPENPAITVWTSRLPGAAQALEFLPGGQYLAIACGQGSLRLVDAGTGRTHTATEIPTWSAALSVHPDGRTLAVGGDDNESGSGVTHVIDLDDEQRSRTLTHTAPVRAVRFSPDGRSLAVVGGEAGGRGYLDVYDTSAWSVILASTHRPSMRAVDLSPDGALVAAAGSDASVQVWSVRDQRPRAHATAAGDPTAIAITSDGHRLVVGAQEGVRIWALTHEGEA; this is encoded by the coding sequence GTGGATCTGGGAACGACCACCTCGTCGTCGGTCCTGCTGGCCGGAGGAGAACGGCGTCTGGTGAAGGACCCGTCGACGGGCCGGGACTGGTGGCCCACCAGCGTCTTCGACGAAGGGGGACGGTTACTCGTCGGCTCGGCGGCCGAGGACCGCAAGGGCGACAACCCCCGTGCGTACCTCACCGAGTTCAAGCCCCGCCTGGGCAGCGACTCGCCCGTCCTGCTGGACGGTCGGCCCTATCCGGTGGTGGAGCTGGCTGCGGCGGTGCTCCGAGAACTGCGCTCCGCCGCACGGCAGCTCGGCTTCGACCCGGGGCGACTGCTGATCACGGTCCCGGTCTCCGCCGACGAGAAGCAGCGGGCCGCGACAATCGACGCGGGCCGACTGGCCGGATTCACCGACGTGGAGGTCCTGGCAGAGCCCGTCGCGGCCGCCCACTCCCAGGCGGTCGGCAGCCGCTGGGCCGACGGCGACGTCGTGCTCGTCTACGACCTCGGCGGAGGCACCTTCGACGCGGCACTGGTCCGCATGACAGACGCAGTGCAGCCCGAGGTACTGGCCCAAGGGGGACTGGCCGAGAATCACGGCGCCCGGGAGGTGGACGCGGCTCTGGTCCAGGACTTCCGCCCCCAAGCGGAGGCGTGGCTTGCCGGACACCGGAGCCGAGCCGACGAGCAGGACCTGCTGGAACAGGCCATGGCCCAGGCCGCCGTCACCCTCAAACACCGCCTGAGCGCGGCCGAGGACGCTCGCGCGTACGTCTCCCTGGGGCTGCCGCACATGTCCGCCGACCGCGACCGGCTCCGGCAGATCACCGCACCTCTGTTGCGCGGAACGGTGAACTGCTGCCTGGCCCTGGTCGACCAGGCACATCTCACCCTGGACGACATCACCGGCGTACTCCTGATCGGCGGCGGCAGCAGAATGCCCGTGGTCGCCCCGTACCTCGCCCATCACCTCGGCAGGCCACTGCATCCGGCGGCCGACGCGGTCCTCGCCGTGGTGGAGGGCGCGTCGCGGTGGGCGGCCGACATGGCGGCGCGGTGTACACCGTCGGACGCACCGCCCGATCTGGTACGGCCCCTGCGCTGGACGCTGCCGCGCGGTGACCGGGCAGTCCTCGGCCGCTGGCTCGTGGAGCCCGGTGACGCCTACTCGGCAGGCTCCACGCTGGCCAGGGTCCGGCTGGTCGACGGTGCTCTGCACGACCTGTCCGCACGGGAGCCGGGACGGGTGGTCCAGCGGCACCTAGACAAGGACCAGCAATTCTTCACCGGCGACTGGATCCTCACATCCCTGCGCCCGCCGATACCCGCTGAGGTACGCGGCAGTCCCCGTATGGTCCGTTCCTGGGCCGCTCGTGTCACCGCGCTCGCCTGCAGCCCGAACGGCCGCAGACTGGCAGTGGCGGAACAGGAATCGACAGACCGCTGCACCGTACGGGTTGTGGACGCGGACTCGGCGAGGGAGATCTGCCAGCGCCCGGAGAGGGGACGTGTTCGCGCCCTTGCCTGGACTCGAGACAGCGCACACCTGGCGTTCGGGCTCTCTTCGCAGGAACAGTCCGTGCACCTCCTGGATCCCGAGAATCCGGCGATCACCGTGTGGACGTCGCGGCTCCCGGGAGCCGCGCAGGCACTCGAATTCCTGCCCGGAGGTCAGTACCTGGCCATCGCCTGCGGCCAGGGATCACTGCGGCTGGTCGACGCCGGCACGGGCCGGACACACACAGCCACCGAAATTCCGACGTGGTCGGCGGCGTTGTCCGTACATCCGGACGGTCGAACACTCGCGGTCGGTGGTGACGACAACGAGTCCGGATCAGGCGTCACACACGTCATCGATCTCGACGACGAGCAGAGGTCCCGCACCCTCACCCACACCGCACCGGTCCGGGCCGTGCGGTTCAGCCCGGACGGCCGGTCACTGGCCGTGGTCGGCGGCGAAGCCGGGGGCCGGGGTTACCTGGACGTGTACGACACCTCCGCCTGGTCCGTGATCCTCGCCTCCACTCATCGGCCCAGCATGCGTGCCGTGGACCTCTCACCCGACGGCGCCCTGGTGGCTGCTGCGGGAAGCGACGCGAGTGTGCAGGTGTGGAGCGTCCGTGACCAGCGACCGCGGGCCCATGCGACAGCAGCCGGAGACCCCACGGCCATCGCCATCACGTCAGACGGGCACCGGCTCGTTGTAGGGGCGCAAGAAGGGGTCCGGATATGGGCTCTGACACATGAGGGGGAAGCATGA
- a CDS encoding dynamin family protein yields the protein MSSAPVWIESSVPVGPQPTGSPLRLRAERALDVALHRIPPGPDSGHVRHVLEQARRALHTPMRVAVAGVVSSGKSTLVNALVGGELMVTGLNPVTFTVSVLRHADEQAVTVHFRDGRPSEHHSMTSLARFTARTPDGRGCVDAAWVDVHGPFPYLRWFDLVDTPGFGSQFEADALAALTALGLTAEGVSAATAAQLSRADAVLAVLNAGVSRSDADLLARFRGNDLALSPVTCVGVLTKVELAWLGEAGRPVGDPLVRARKTAERIAADPDMSRLFHDVHPVCSKVAAAAVAMGDEEYTDLVSLARTDRALLEKRLRVHRAFATSPYGDLPLPPERRGPLVQRFSPYGIALATALIREGVDTPDDLRAELDRRSGMAALRQALVRHFGRRRDLIKLGRILDSVHAMDVDGPDICGKDPRTRAAVRNALQQITDLERDELAFVELRTLRRWYEGEIALSEAEAAELRTAMGEQGASVAERLGLPPVTVLAEMERTALERLGHWRTSPVANQPGGRALVQVMERRYEQLCHRVRTARALLEEQE from the coding sequence GTGAGCTCGGCCCCTGTATGGATCGAGTCTTCAGTACCCGTCGGTCCGCAGCCGACCGGGTCCCCCCTTCGACTGCGAGCCGAGCGGGCGCTCGATGTCGCCCTGCACCGCATACCGCCGGGCCCCGACAGCGGTCACGTCCGTCACGTGCTGGAACAGGCCAGGCGCGCACTGCACACGCCGATGCGCGTAGCAGTGGCGGGAGTCGTCAGTTCCGGAAAGTCGACGCTGGTCAACGCCCTGGTCGGCGGAGAGCTGATGGTGACCGGCCTCAATCCCGTCACCTTCACCGTCAGCGTCCTTCGCCACGCGGACGAGCAAGCCGTCACAGTCCACTTCCGGGACGGCCGACCTTCCGAGCACCACTCGATGACGTCATTGGCACGGTTCACCGCCCGCACACCGGACGGCCGTGGCTGCGTGGATGCCGCGTGGGTGGATGTCCACGGCCCTTTCCCGTACCTGCGGTGGTTCGACCTGGTGGACACCCCGGGATTCGGCTCGCAGTTCGAGGCGGACGCTCTGGCGGCCCTCACGGCTCTCGGGCTCACCGCCGAAGGCGTCAGCGCCGCGACCGCCGCCCAGCTCAGCCGTGCCGACGCGGTGCTCGCTGTCCTGAACGCGGGCGTGTCCCGCAGTGACGCGGATCTGCTGGCCCGCTTCCGGGGCAACGACCTCGCCCTGTCCCCGGTCACCTGCGTCGGGGTGCTCACCAAGGTCGAACTGGCCTGGCTGGGGGAAGCCGGCCGTCCCGTGGGCGATCCGCTGGTGCGGGCACGGAAAACCGCCGAGCGGATCGCCGCGGACCCGGACATGTCCCGTCTGTTCCACGATGTGCATCCGGTGTGCAGCAAGGTCGCGGCAGCGGCCGTCGCCATGGGCGACGAGGAGTACACCGATCTGGTCTCACTCGCCCGAACCGATCGCGCGCTGCTGGAGAAGCGCCTCCGCGTGCACCGAGCCTTCGCCACCAGTCCCTACGGCGACCTGCCGCTGCCCCCGGAGCGGCGGGGACCGCTCGTGCAACGGTTCAGCCCGTACGGGATCGCCCTGGCCACCGCGCTGATTCGGGAAGGCGTCGACACACCGGACGACCTGAGGGCTGAGCTCGACCGACGCAGCGGGATGGCGGCGCTGCGCCAGGCTCTCGTTCGGCATTTCGGCCGCCGACGTGACCTGATCAAACTGGGCCGCATCCTCGACTCAGTCCACGCCATGGACGTCGACGGGCCGGACATCTGCGGCAAAGACCCCCGAACCCGCGCCGCAGTCCGGAACGCCCTACAACAGATCACTGATCTCGAACGAGACGAACTCGCCTTCGTGGAGCTGCGCACGCTGAGGCGTTGGTACGAGGGTGAGATCGCACTGTCCGAGGCGGAGGCGGCGGAGCTGCGTACGGCGATGGGCGAACAGGGCGCATCCGTCGCCGAACGTCTCGGACTGCCCCCGGTCACCGTACTGGCGGAGATGGAGAGGACGGCGCTGGAGCGGCTGGGCCACTGGCGCACATCTCCGGTTGCGAACCAACCGGGCGGGCGAGCGCTGGTCCAGGTGATGGAGCGCCGGTACGAGCAGCTGTGTCATCGAGTCCGCACGGCCCGGGCGTTGTTGGAGGAGCAGGAGTGA
- a CDS encoding IS3 family transposase, which translates to MIIKTECVRGRVFATQAEANLALFEYIDGFYNSRRIQKRLGYLSPIEFEEKHYADQATAEQANLNTHQPALTS; encoded by the coding sequence ATGATCATCAAGACCGAATGCGTCCGCGGTCGGGTCTTCGCCACCCAGGCCGAGGCGAACCTGGCGCTCTTCGAGTACATCGACGGCTTCTACAACAGCCGGCGCATCCAGAAACGGCTCGGCTACCTCAGCCCCATCGAGTTCGAGGAGAAGCACTACGCCGACCAGGCGACGGCTGAACAAGCGAACCTGAACACCCATCAACCCGCCCTGACCAGCTGA
- a CDS encoding IS3 family transposase — protein sequence MRTHLLRRGVDCGIRKVHADSGGIYGSPRVHAVLKREGTRVGRKRVERLMREADLAGISPRRRVSPARNRRPPWLRTW from the coding sequence GTGCGAACGCATCTGCTACGACGCGGAGTTGACTGCGGGATCCGGAAGGTCCACGCTGATTCCGGTGGGATCTACGGCTCGCCGCGCGTGCACGCCGTCCTCAAACGCGAGGGCACACGGGTGGGCCGCAAGCGGGTCGAGCGTCTGATGCGCGAGGCCGATCTCGCGGGCATCAGCCCGCGCCGCAGGGTTTCACCCGCCAGGAACCGAAGGCCACCCTGGCTCCGGACCTGGTAA
- a CDS encoding Hsp70 family protein, with protein sequence MTSHASGDGRVLLIGFDLGHGETAICTAWSESRDEPRVAALPRSGKGSGKSYPTAVALLTGPSQQHPTRTVIGGACFARRPRERVLEFYSTFKSADLEDGGRTQRAVELFVAHVVRELIGLSETDDAPHDVIVISADTPTRWLFGTPSGWSLQQREAYRDLLAGLCPGEVEVLPESRAALLYGRESRDLPNPLDLLEGDTVARLTSVVIDLGSSTADYTIVTGLSAHPDTGNNALGASLIDRELMRRSGEDHDDRDRLLEALEVPGSRAHLEYQCRLLKEQFFTDVDPLEPDLTTSRRTVEVKTSAGERIDVDIRLTSDVLDDITNAPLTALNGASWREAFRDDLERVKAKLDDEGPDLVMMTGGASRMHFAQDIAREVFGESRVVLGAEPEYAIAKGLVIAGRTRTRVEGFRKDLKDFAASGRIESIVDEKLPELAGTLGTVMTENIVEEHVIPAVLRWRTGELDLVSDIETEVARTRENYLSSRAFRSRVESEAEDWSKRVSALVDTRTAEICRTWDIPPGALSLSRPFVPRSASPVGSYSDLAVENLNTIGKAAVGAVAYVAGVIGMVAVGVSLNPVGAAVAAVVGVVVLVIAAVRGKEEAMRYARTRPMPGLLRKLVSERHLLGKIRAKTAEDSTEETAAAEFATTFLSEQRDEIIRLVGATVREHLETAARYTELLIQPEEGPVAHE encoded by the coding sequence ATGACCAGCCACGCATCGGGTGACGGGCGGGTACTGCTGATCGGCTTCGATCTGGGGCACGGCGAGACGGCCATCTGCACCGCATGGTCCGAGTCGAGGGACGAGCCGCGCGTAGCCGCTCTGCCCCGCAGCGGGAAGGGCAGTGGGAAGTCCTACCCCACGGCGGTCGCGCTGCTCACCGGCCCGTCGCAGCAGCATCCGACCCGCACAGTGATTGGTGGTGCCTGCTTCGCCCGCCGGCCCAGGGAAAGAGTGCTGGAGTTCTACTCCACGTTCAAAAGCGCCGACCTCGAAGACGGCGGCCGCACCCAACGAGCGGTCGAGCTCTTCGTGGCCCACGTCGTGCGTGAACTCATCGGCCTGTCCGAGACGGACGACGCACCGCACGACGTGATCGTCATCTCGGCCGACACGCCAACCCGTTGGCTCTTCGGTACACCGTCGGGCTGGAGCCTGCAGCAGCGGGAGGCGTACCGCGATCTGCTGGCGGGTCTGTGTCCGGGCGAGGTGGAGGTCCTTCCGGAGTCGCGGGCGGCCCTGCTGTACGGCCGTGAGTCGCGTGACCTGCCCAACCCGCTGGATCTGCTGGAGGGCGACACGGTCGCACGGCTCACCTCCGTGGTCATCGACCTCGGGTCGTCGACGGCGGACTACACCATCGTGACCGGACTCTCCGCGCACCCGGACACGGGCAACAACGCGCTCGGCGCTTCCCTCATCGACAGAGAGCTGATGCGGCGGAGCGGCGAGGACCACGACGACCGGGATCGATTGCTGGAGGCCCTGGAGGTGCCCGGTTCGAGGGCGCACCTGGAGTACCAGTGCAGGCTCTTGAAGGAGCAGTTCTTCACCGATGTGGACCCGCTCGAACCGGACCTCACCACCTCGCGGAGGACAGTAGAGGTCAAGACATCTGCGGGCGAGCGCATCGATGTGGACATCCGGCTCACGTCCGATGTGCTGGACGACATCACGAACGCTCCGCTGACCGCGCTGAACGGGGCGTCGTGGCGCGAAGCGTTCCGCGACGACCTGGAGAGGGTGAAGGCCAAGCTCGACGACGAGGGTCCGGACCTCGTCATGATGACCGGCGGGGCTTCGCGGATGCACTTCGCGCAGGACATCGCCCGCGAGGTCTTTGGCGAGAGCCGGGTGGTTCTGGGCGCCGAGCCCGAGTACGCCATCGCCAAGGGACTGGTGATCGCGGGCAGGACCCGGACTCGTGTGGAGGGTTTCCGGAAGGACCTCAAGGACTTCGCGGCTTCCGGGCGGATCGAAAGCATCGTCGACGAGAAGCTTCCGGAACTCGCCGGGACGCTCGGCACCGTCATGACCGAGAACATCGTCGAGGAACACGTCATTCCCGCCGTCCTGCGCTGGCGCACCGGAGAGCTTGATTTGGTGTCGGACATCGAGACGGAAGTGGCGCGCACTCGGGAGAACTACCTGTCCTCGCGCGCCTTCCGCAGCCGCGTCGAGTCCGAAGCGGAAGACTGGAGCAAGCGTGTCAGTGCCCTGGTGGACACCCGGACCGCCGAAATCTGTCGCACATGGGATATCCCGCCCGGGGCCCTGAGCCTGTCCCGGCCGTTCGTCCCGCGCAGCGCCTCGCCCGTGGGCTCGTACTCCGACCTGGCCGTGGAGAACCTCAACACCATCGGGAAGGCAGCCGTCGGTGCGGTCGCCTACGTGGCCGGAGTCATCGGCATGGTGGCCGTCGGGGTCTCGCTCAACCCGGTGGGAGCCGCTGTGGCCGCCGTCGTCGGCGTCGTTGTCCTCGTCATCGCCGCGGTACGCGGCAAGGAAGAGGCGATGAGGTACGCCAGGACCCGCCCAATGCCGGGCCTCTTGCGCAAGCTTGTCAGCGAACGGCATCTGCTCGGCAAGATCCGTGCCAAGACGGCGGAGGACTCCACGGAGGAAACCGCCGCGGCGGAGTTCGCCACAACGTTCCTCTCCGAGCAGCGTGACGAGATCATCCGACTAGTCGGCGCCACGGTCCGCGAGCATCTGGAAACAGCGGCCCGGTACACGGAGCTGCTGATCCAGCCGGAGGAAGGTCCGGTCGCTCATGAGTGA
- a CDS encoding DDE-type integrase/transposase/recombinase, translated as MRDFTAPAPNRLWVTDLTMIATGEGPLGLSAIRDAFSRRVVAWETSARADADLVLSSLEYALASREVKPGQLVHHAGHGCQYTSVKLTTRLVRAGIEASMGSAGDSYDNALAGNL; from the coding sequence ATGCGCGACTTCACCGCGCCCGCGCCGAACCGGCTGTGGGTCACCGACCTCACGATGATCGCCACCGGGGAGGGTCCGCTGGGGCTCTCCGCGATCCGCGACGCGTTCTCGCGCCGGGTGGTGGCCTGGGAGACCTCCGCCCGCGCGGACGCCGACCTGGTGCTGTCCTCGCTGGAGTACGCCCTGGCCAGCCGCGAGGTGAAGCCCGGACAGTTGGTCCACCACGCCGGCCACGGCTGTCAATACACGTCCGTGAAGCTCACAACACGGCTGGTGCGGGCGGGAATTGAGGCATCCATGGGTTCAGCTGGAGACTCGTACGATAACGCCCTCGCGGGGAACCTCTGA